The following proteins are co-located in the Macadamia integrifolia cultivar HAES 741 chromosome 3, SCU_Mint_v3, whole genome shotgun sequence genome:
- the LOC122073465 gene encoding dof zinc finger protein DOF1.2-like codes for MFTTGIGEKMLQCPSRPMVMDRRWKTSAEIAPNCPRCASPNTKFCYYNNYSLSQPRYFCKGCRRYWTKGGSLRNVPVGGGCRKNRRSTKSATRNSPPVDGVSLTFCRSLTSFSSTNSDSYPVQHPPTTTTSSTSHGTATDTEAPNIDLAAVFAKFLNQNQNSCFDPGLAPELPGHDQVVEVHSPFSLTGSSSDLPSHESLVPNIQFPEEQLAHQDFHLTGDFEFGLKDQACRIPQFIDYDPNNYGLESMLSDEFSQGMDLWSEIAPATAALQNFSWQTTSQIQWLESIVPSPADHHNFACHPHVPLNDHWSSFDLSSTGVFSSRP; via the coding sequence ATGTTCACAACAGGAATAGGTGAGAAGATGCTTCAATGCCCATCAAGGCCAATGGTTATGGACCGAAGATGGAAGACCAGCGCAGAGATAGCTCCCAATTGCCCTCGCTGCGCCTCTCCCAACACCAAATTCTGCTACTACAACAACTATAGCCTCTCCCAGCCTCGTTACTTCTGCAAAGGCTGCCGAAGGTACTGGACCAAAGGTGGTTCTCTCCGTAACGTACCCGTTGGCGGTGGTTGCCGTAAAAACCGCCGCTCCACCAAGTCCGCCACCAGGAATTCCCCTCCGGTAGATGGTGTCTCCCTCACGTTCTGTCGCTCACTCACCTCTTTTAGTTCTACTAATTCTGATTCATATCCTGTCCAACACCCACCCACTACTACTACTTCTAGTACTTCTCACGGTACTGCCACTGACACTGAAGCTCCGAATATTGATCTTGCGGCCGTGTTCGCCAAGTTcttgaatcagaatcagaacTCTTGTTTCGATCCTGGGCTAGCTCCAGAATTGCCTGGTCATGATCAAGTGGTGGAGGTGCATTCTCCTTTCAGCTTAACGGGTTCCTCTTCCGACCTTCCGAGTCATGAATCCCTAGTACCCAATATTCAATTCCCAGAAGAACAATTAGCCCATCAGGACTTTCACTTGACGGGAGATTTCGAATTCGGATTGAAGGATCAAGCTTGCAGGATTCCACAGTTTATAGATTATGATCCAAATAATTACGGGTTAGAATCAATGTTGAGCGACGAATTCAGTCAAGGGATGGATTTATGGTCGGAAATTGCTCCGGCAACGGCAGCGTTGCAGAATTTTTCATGGCAGACGACGTCGCAGATACAGTGGTTGGAATCCATCGTCCCGTCTCCTGCAGATCATCATAATTTTGCGTGCCATCCTCATGTACCACTCAACGATCATTGGAGTTCCTTTGATCTGTCAAGCACTGGTGTTTTCTCATCAAGGCCTTAA